Proteins co-encoded in one Lynx canadensis isolate LIC74 chromosome C1, mLynCan4.pri.v2, whole genome shotgun sequence genomic window:
- the ACAP3 gene encoding arf-GAP with coiled-coil, ANK repeat and PH domain-containing protein 3 isoform X6, whose amino-acid sequence MIEAGKAYVTTNRLFVSGVRDLSQQCQGDTVISECLQRFGDSLQEMVNYHMILFDQAQRSVRQQLHNFVKEDVRKFKETKKQFDKVREDMELSLVRNAQAPRHRPHEVEEATGALTLTRKCFRHLALDYVLQINVLQAKKKFEILDSMLSFMHAQHSFFQQGYSLLHQLDPYMKKLAAELDQLVIDSAVEKREMERKHAAIQQRTLLQDFSYDEPKVEFDVDAPSGVVMEGYLFKRASNAFKTWNRRWFSIQNSQLVYQKKLKDVLTVVVDDLRLCSVKPCEDIERRFCFEVVSPTKSCMLQADSEKLRQAWVQAVQASIASAYRESPDSCYSERLDRTASPSTSSIDSATDSRERSVKGESVLQRVQNVAGNSQCGDCGQPDPRWASINLGVLLCIECSGIHRSLGVHCSKVRSLTLDSWEPELLKLMCELGNSTVNQIYEAQCEGPGGRKPTASSPRQDKEAWIKDKYVEKKFLRKPPSAPARDVPRPWRAQKCQRHHSSPRVPTARRKVRLEPILPSVAALSSAGAVERKFRRDSLFCPDELDSLFSYFDAGAAAAGPRSLSSDSGLGGSSDGSSDVLAFGGGSVVDSVTEEEGAESEESSGEADGEAEAWGLADVRELHPGLLAHRAARTRDLRALAMALAHGAEVNWADAEDEGKTPLVQAVLGGSLIVCEFLLQNGADVNQRDSRGRAPLHHATLLGRTGQVCLFLKRGADQHALDHKQQDPLSIAIQEANADIVTLLRLARMAEEMREAEAPPGQPGPLAGSSPTELQYRRCIQEFISLHLEES is encoded by the exons ATGATCGAGGCTGGCAAGGCCTATGTCACGACCAACAGGCTCTTCGTGAGTGGTGTTCGAGACCTGTCCCAGCAGTGCCAGGGCGACACCGTCATCTCG GAATGTCTGCAGAGGTTTGGAGACAGCCTGCAGGAGATGGTCAACTACCACATG ATCCTGTTTGACCAGGCCCAGAGGTCTGTGCGGCAGCAACTGCACAACTTCGTCAAAGA GGACGTGCGGAAATTCAAGGAGACCAAGAAACAATTTGACAAAGTTCGGGAGGACATGGAGCTGTCCCTCGTGAGGAATGCCCAGGCCCCACGGCACCGGCCCCACGAGGTGGAGGAGGCCACAGGTGCCTTGACCCTCACCCGGAAGTGTTTCCGTCACCTGGCACTAGACTATGTGCTCCAG ATCAATGTACTCCAGGCCAAGAAGAAGTTTGAGATCTTGGATTCT ATGCTGTCCTTCATGCACGCCCAGCACAGCTTCTTCCAGCAGGGCTATAGCCTGCTGCACCAGCTGGACCCCTACATGAAGAAACTGGCAGCCGAG ctaGACCAGCTGGTGATCGACTCGGCAGTGGAAAAGCGTGAGATGGAGCGAAAGCATGCTGCCATCCAGCAGCGG ACGCTGCTGCAG GACTTCTCCTACGATGAGCCCAAAGTGGAGTTTGATGTGGACGCGCCCAGCGGTGTGGTGATGGAGGGCTACCTCTTCAAGAGGGCCAGTAATGCCTTCAAGACGTGGAACCG GCGCTGGTTCTCCATCCAGAACAGCCAGCTGGTCTACCAGAAGAAACTCAAG GACGTGCTCACCGTGGTGGTGGATGACCTCCGTCTGTGCTCCGTGAAGCCATGTGAGGACATCGAACGGAGGTTCTGTTTTGAGGTCGTGTCACCCACCAA GAGCTGCATGCTACAGGCCGACTCAGAGAAGCTGCGGCAGGCCTGGGTTCAAGCTGTGCAGGCCAGCATCGCCTCTGCCTACCGGGAGAGCCCGGACAGCTGCTACAGTGAG AGGCTGGACCGCACGGCGTCTCCGTCCACGAGCAGCATCGACTCTGCTACGGACTCGCGGGAGCGCAGCGTCAAGGGCGAGAGCGTGCTGCAGCGTGTGCAGAACGTGGCTGGCAATAGCCAGTGTGGGGACTGTGGCCAGCCGGATCCCCGCTGGGCCAGCATCAACCTGGGGGTGCTGCTCTGCATCGAGTGCTCCGGCATCCACAG GAGCCTGGGTGTCCACTGCTCCAAGGTGCGGTCCCTGACCCTGGACTCATGGGAGCCAGAGCTGCTGAAG CTGATGTGTGAGCTTGGAAACAGCACCGTGAACCAGATCTACGAGGCTCAGTGTGAGGGGCCAGGTGGCAGGAAGCCCACAGCCAGCAGCCCTAg GCAGGACAAGGAGGCCTGGATCAAGGACAAGTATGTGGAAAAGAAGTTCCTGCGGAAGCCACCGTCGGCACCAGCCCGGGACGTCCCCCGGCCCTGGAGGGCGCAAAAGTGCCAGCGCCACCACAGCTCCCCCCGGGTCCCCACTGCCCGCCGCAAGGTCCGGCTGGAGCCCATCCTGCCCTCTGTGGCTGCTCTGTCCTCAG CAGGTGCTGTGGAGCGCAAGTTCCGGAGGGACTCTCTCTTCTGCCCGGATGAGCTGGACTCCCTCTTCTCCTACTTCGATGCTGGGGCTGCTGCAGCCGGTCCACGGA GTCTGAGCAGCGACAGTGGCTTAGGAGGCAGCTCTGATGGCAGCTCTGACGTTCTAGCCTTTGGCGGAGGCTCTGTTGTGGACAGTGTCACTGAGGAGG AGGGTGCAGAGTCGGAGGAGTCCAGCGGGGAGGCGGATGGAGAAGCAGAGGCCTGGGGCCTGGCGGACGTGCGCGAGCTGCACCCTGGTCTACTGGCGCACCGAGCGGCGCGAACCCGAGACCTCCGAGCGCTGGCCATGGCGCTGGCGCATGGGGCAGAGGTCAACTGGGCCGACGCGGAGGACGAGGGCAAGACGCCTTTGGTGCAGGCTGTGCTGGGG GGCTCCTTGATTGTCTGTGAATTCCTTCTGCAAAACGGAGCAGACGTGAACCAAAGAGACAGCCGGGGCAGGGCACCGCTGCACCACGCCACACTCCTGGGACGCACGGG TCAGGTCTGCCTGTTCTTGAAGCGGGGGGCCGACCAGCACGCCTTGGACCACAAGCAGCAGGACCCACTGAGCATCGCGATCCAGGAGGCAAACGCGGACATCGTCACTTT GCTCCGGCTGGCCCGCATGGCTGAGGAGATGCGAGAGGCGGAGGCGCCCCCCGGCCAGCCGGGCCCCCTGGCGGGCAGCAGCCCCACGGAGCTCCAGTACCGCAGGTGCATCCAGGAGTTCATCAGCCTCCACCTGGAGGAGAGCTAG
- the ACAP3 gene encoding arf-GAP with coiled-coil, ANK repeat and PH domain-containing protein 3 isoform X2 has protein sequence MTVEFEECIKDSPRFRATIDEVETDVVEIEAKLDKLVKLCSGMIEAGKAYVTTNRLFVSGVRDLSQQCQGDTVISECLQRFGDSLQEMVNYHMILFDQAQRSVRQQLHNFVKEDVRKFKETKKQFDKVREDMELSLVRNAQAPRHRPHEVEEATGALTLTRKCFRHLALDYVLQINVLQAKKKFEILDSMLSFMHAQHSFFQQGYSLLHQLDPYMKKLAAELDQLVIDSAVEKREMERKHAAIQQRTLLQDFSYDEPKVEFDVDAPSGVVMEGYLFKRASNAFKTWNRRWFSIQNSQLVYQKKLKDVLTVVVDDLRLCSVKPCEDIERRFCFEVVSPTKSCMLQADSEKLRQAWVQAVQASIASAYRESPDSCYSERLDRTASPSTSSIDSATDSRERSVKGESVLQRVQNVAGNSQCGDCGQPDPRWASINLGVLLCIECSGIHRSLGVHCSKVRSLTLDSWEPELLKLMCELGNSTVNQIYEAQCEGPGGRKPTASSPRQDKEAWIKDKYVEKKFLRKPPSAPARDVPRPWRAQKCQRHHSSPRVPTARRKVRLEPILPSVAALSSAGAVERKFRRDSLFCPDELDSLFSYFDAGAAAAGPRSLSSDSGLGGSSDGSSDVLAFGGGSVVDSVTEEEGAESEESSGEADGEAEAWGLADVRELHPGLLAHRAARTRDLRALAMALAHGAEVNWADAEDEGKTPLVQAVLGGSLIVCEFLLQNGADVNQRDSRGRAPLHHATLLGRTGQVCLFLKRGADQHALDHKQQDPLSIAIQEANADIVTLLRLARMAEEMREAEAPPGQPGPLAGSSPTELQYRRCIQEFISLHLEES, from the exons GGCTACTATTGACGAGGTGGAAACAGACGTGGTGGAGATCGAGGCAAAACTAGACAAG CTGGTCAAGCTGTGCAGTGGCATGATCGAGGCTGGCAAGGCCTATGTCACGACCAACAGGCTCTTCGTGAGTGGTGTTCGAGACCTGTCCCAGCAGTGCCAGGGCGACACCGTCATCTCG GAATGTCTGCAGAGGTTTGGAGACAGCCTGCAGGAGATGGTCAACTACCACATG ATCCTGTTTGACCAGGCCCAGAGGTCTGTGCGGCAGCAACTGCACAACTTCGTCAAAGA GGACGTGCGGAAATTCAAGGAGACCAAGAAACAATTTGACAAAGTTCGGGAGGACATGGAGCTGTCCCTCGTGAGGAATGCCCAGGCCCCACGGCACCGGCCCCACGAGGTGGAGGAGGCCACAGGTGCCTTGACCCTCACCCGGAAGTGTTTCCGTCACCTGGCACTAGACTATGTGCTCCAG ATCAATGTACTCCAGGCCAAGAAGAAGTTTGAGATCTTGGATTCT ATGCTGTCCTTCATGCACGCCCAGCACAGCTTCTTCCAGCAGGGCTATAGCCTGCTGCACCAGCTGGACCCCTACATGAAGAAACTGGCAGCCGAG ctaGACCAGCTGGTGATCGACTCGGCAGTGGAAAAGCGTGAGATGGAGCGAAAGCATGCTGCCATCCAGCAGCGG ACGCTGCTGCAG GACTTCTCCTACGATGAGCCCAAAGTGGAGTTTGATGTGGACGCGCCCAGCGGTGTGGTGATGGAGGGCTACCTCTTCAAGAGGGCCAGTAATGCCTTCAAGACGTGGAACCG GCGCTGGTTCTCCATCCAGAACAGCCAGCTGGTCTACCAGAAGAAACTCAAG GACGTGCTCACCGTGGTGGTGGATGACCTCCGTCTGTGCTCCGTGAAGCCATGTGAGGACATCGAACGGAGGTTCTGTTTTGAGGTCGTGTCACCCACCAA GAGCTGCATGCTACAGGCCGACTCAGAGAAGCTGCGGCAGGCCTGGGTTCAAGCTGTGCAGGCCAGCATCGCCTCTGCCTACCGGGAGAGCCCGGACAGCTGCTACAGTGAG AGGCTGGACCGCACGGCGTCTCCGTCCACGAGCAGCATCGACTCTGCTACGGACTCGCGGGAGCGCAGCGTCAAGGGCGAGAGCGTGCTGCAGCGTGTGCAGAACGTGGCTGGCAATAGCCAGTGTGGGGACTGTGGCCAGCCGGATCCCCGCTGGGCCAGCATCAACCTGGGGGTGCTGCTCTGCATCGAGTGCTCCGGCATCCACAG GAGCCTGGGTGTCCACTGCTCCAAGGTGCGGTCCCTGACCCTGGACTCATGGGAGCCAGAGCTGCTGAAG CTGATGTGTGAGCTTGGAAACAGCACCGTGAACCAGATCTACGAGGCTCAGTGTGAGGGGCCAGGTGGCAGGAAGCCCACAGCCAGCAGCCCTAg GCAGGACAAGGAGGCCTGGATCAAGGACAAGTATGTGGAAAAGAAGTTCCTGCGGAAGCCACCGTCGGCACCAGCCCGGGACGTCCCCCGGCCCTGGAGGGCGCAAAAGTGCCAGCGCCACCACAGCTCCCCCCGGGTCCCCACTGCCCGCCGCAAGGTCCGGCTGGAGCCCATCCTGCCCTCTGTGGCTGCTCTGTCCTCAG CAGGTGCTGTGGAGCGCAAGTTCCGGAGGGACTCTCTCTTCTGCCCGGATGAGCTGGACTCCCTCTTCTCCTACTTCGATGCTGGGGCTGCTGCAGCCGGTCCACGGA GTCTGAGCAGCGACAGTGGCTTAGGAGGCAGCTCTGATGGCAGCTCTGACGTTCTAGCCTTTGGCGGAGGCTCTGTTGTGGACAGTGTCACTGAGGAGG AGGGTGCAGAGTCGGAGGAGTCCAGCGGGGAGGCGGATGGAGAAGCAGAGGCCTGGGGCCTGGCGGACGTGCGCGAGCTGCACCCTGGTCTACTGGCGCACCGAGCGGCGCGAACCCGAGACCTCCGAGCGCTGGCCATGGCGCTGGCGCATGGGGCAGAGGTCAACTGGGCCGACGCGGAGGACGAGGGCAAGACGCCTTTGGTGCAGGCTGTGCTGGGG GGCTCCTTGATTGTCTGTGAATTCCTTCTGCAAAACGGAGCAGACGTGAACCAAAGAGACAGCCGGGGCAGGGCACCGCTGCACCACGCCACACTCCTGGGACGCACGGG TCAGGTCTGCCTGTTCTTGAAGCGGGGGGCCGACCAGCACGCCTTGGACCACAAGCAGCAGGACCCACTGAGCATCGCGATCCAGGAGGCAAACGCGGACATCGTCACTTT GCTCCGGCTGGCCCGCATGGCTGAGGAGATGCGAGAGGCGGAGGCGCCCCCCGGCCAGCCGGGCCCCCTGGCGGGCAGCAGCCCCACGGAGCTCCAGTACCGCAGGTGCATCCAGGAGTTCATCAGCCTCCACCTGGAGGAGAGCTAG